A region from the Mercenaria mercenaria strain notata chromosome 7, MADL_Memer_1, whole genome shotgun sequence genome encodes:
- the LOC123554128 gene encoding UDP-N-acetylglucosamine--dolichyl-phosphate N-acetylglucosaminephosphotransferase-like isoform X2 yields MFLFIPVPFYKHLADPANKNFPHHEYIEYIAALLSICCMIFLGFADDVLALKWRHKLWLPTIASLPLLMVYFVNFNSTTIIVPLPFRPFLGYDTDLGVLYYVYMGMLAVFCTNAINILAGVNGLEAGQSVIIAASVLIFNFIEISGDCSAAHVFSSYFILPYTAVSAALFYHNWYPSSVFVGDTFCYFSGMTFAVVAILGHFSKTMLLFFIPQVANFIYSVPQLFRFVPCPRHRLPKYNAKTDKVEMSFAVYKQSDLKPLGKLCLSIYKLFGVVHTKENTGEDGMYSECNNLTLINLMLKFFGPLHERKLVTILLLLQILCSCVAFTIRYQVAKLFYDV; encoded by the exons ATGTTTCTGTTCATACCAGTACCATTTTACAAGCATCTTGCTGATCCAGCCAACAAAAATTTCCCACATCATGAG tataTAGAGTACATTGCAGCCCTGCTGTCAATATGCTGTATGATATTCCTCGGATTTGCGGATGATGTTCTCGCCCTCAAGTGGCGTCACAAACTCTGGTTACCCACCATAGCCTCTCTTCCACTGTTGATGGTCTACTTTGTCAACTTTAACTCAACTACAATAATTGTTCCACTGCCTTTCAGACCCTTCCTTGGTTATGATACAGACTTGG gtgttctgtattacgtATATATGGGTATGCTGGCAGTGTTCTGTACAAATGCAATCAACATTTTGGCTGGTGTGAATGGCCTAGAAGCAGGACAGAGTGTTATTATAGCTGCATCAGTGCTCATATTTAACTTCATAGAAATCTCAG GTGATTGTTCTGCAGCTCATGTGTTTAGTAGCTATTTCATTTTGCCTTATACTGCGGTCAGTGCTGCTTTATTCTACCATAACTG GTATCCTTCAAGTGTGTTTGTTGGTGATACATTTTGCTACTTTTCTGGAATGACGTTCGCTGTGGTCGCTATCCTTGGACATTTCAGTAAAACCATGCTGCTGTTTTTCATACCGCAAGTGGCCAACTTTATCTACAGTGTaccacagttgtttagatttgTACCATGTCCTAGACATAGATTACCAAA GTACAATGCAAAGACAGATAAAGTAGAAATGAGTTTTGCTGTATATAAACAATCAGATTTGAAGCCTTTAGGAAAACTGTGTCTTTCAATTTATAAACTATTTGGAGTTGTTCATACAAAAGAAAATACAGGAGAAGATGGCATGTATTCTGAATGCAACAATTTAACGTTGatcaatttaatgttaaaattcttCGGACCTCTTCATGAAAGAAAGCTAGTcactatattattattattgcag atattaTGCAGTTGTGTGGCATTTACTATCAGATATCAAGTGGCGAAACTGTTTTACGATGTATAA
- the LOC123554128 gene encoding UDP-N-acetylglucosamine--dolichyl-phosphate N-acetylglucosaminephosphotransferase-like isoform X1 produces the protein MELSDTSVHLLINAGMSFIGFCLCLNIIPKFKDMFIRANLFGVDMSKKSKVKVPEAAGVICGAVFLVIMFLFIPVPFYKHLADPANKNFPHHEYIEYIAALLSICCMIFLGFADDVLALKWRHKLWLPTIASLPLLMVYFVNFNSTTIIVPLPFRPFLGYDTDLGVLYYVYMGMLAVFCTNAINILAGVNGLEAGQSVIIAASVLIFNFIEISGDCSAAHVFSSYFILPYTAVSAALFYHNWYPSSVFVGDTFCYFSGMTFAVVAILGHFSKTMLLFFIPQVANFIYSVPQLFRFVPCPRHRLPKYNAKTDKVEMSFAVYKQSDLKPLGKLCLSIYKLFGVVHTKENTGEDGMYSECNNLTLINLMLKFFGPLHERKLVTILLLLQILCSCVAFTIRYQVAKLFYDV, from the exons ATGGAGCTCTCTGATACATCTGTGCATTTATTGATAAATGCAGGAATGTCCTTTATAGGATTCTGCTTGTGTCTAAACATAATCCCGAAATTTAAAGATATGTTTATACGTGCAAATCTGTTTGGAGTAGATATGAGCAAAAAATCTAAAGTGAAAGT ACCTGAAGCAGCTGGTGTGATATGTGGAGCAGTGTTTCTAGTGATTATGTTTCTGTTCATACCAGTACCATTTTACAAGCATCTTGCTGATCCAGCCAACAAAAATTTCCCACATCATGAG tataTAGAGTACATTGCAGCCCTGCTGTCAATATGCTGTATGATATTCCTCGGATTTGCGGATGATGTTCTCGCCCTCAAGTGGCGTCACAAACTCTGGTTACCCACCATAGCCTCTCTTCCACTGTTGATGGTCTACTTTGTCAACTTTAACTCAACTACAATAATTGTTCCACTGCCTTTCAGACCCTTCCTTGGTTATGATACAGACTTGG gtgttctgtattacgtATATATGGGTATGCTGGCAGTGTTCTGTACAAATGCAATCAACATTTTGGCTGGTGTGAATGGCCTAGAAGCAGGACAGAGTGTTATTATAGCTGCATCAGTGCTCATATTTAACTTCATAGAAATCTCAG GTGATTGTTCTGCAGCTCATGTGTTTAGTAGCTATTTCATTTTGCCTTATACTGCGGTCAGTGCTGCTTTATTCTACCATAACTG GTATCCTTCAAGTGTGTTTGTTGGTGATACATTTTGCTACTTTTCTGGAATGACGTTCGCTGTGGTCGCTATCCTTGGACATTTCAGTAAAACCATGCTGCTGTTTTTCATACCGCAAGTGGCCAACTTTATCTACAGTGTaccacagttgtttagatttgTACCATGTCCTAGACATAGATTACCAAA GTACAATGCAAAGACAGATAAAGTAGAAATGAGTTTTGCTGTATATAAACAATCAGATTTGAAGCCTTTAGGAAAACTGTGTCTTTCAATTTATAAACTATTTGGAGTTGTTCATACAAAAGAAAATACAGGAGAAGATGGCATGTATTCTGAATGCAACAATTTAACGTTGatcaatttaatgttaaaattcttCGGACCTCTTCATGAAAGAAAGCTAGTcactatattattattattgcag atattaTGCAGTTGTGTGGCATTTACTATCAGATATCAAGTGGCGAAACTGTTTTACGATGTATAA
- the LOC123554129 gene encoding histone H2A-like, with amino-acid sequence MSGRGKGGKAKSKAKSRSSRAGLQFPVGRIHRLLRKGNYAERVGAGAPVYLAAVLEYLAAEVLELAGNAARDNKKSRIIPRHLQLAIRNDEELNKLLSGVTIAQGGVLPNIQAVLLPKKTGSTKGGKPSSQSQEY; translated from the coding sequence ATGTCTGGCCGTGGTAAAGGTGGTAAAGCTAAGTCAAAGGCAAAGAGCAGGTCATCAAGAGCCGGATTACAGTTTCCAGTCGGCAGGATACATCGTCTTTTGAGAAAAGGGAACTATGCTGAGAGAGTAGGTGCAGGGGCACCCGTTTATTTGGCAGCAGTGCTGGAATATCTCGCAGCTGAGGTTCTGGAGTTGGCGGGCAATGCTGCCAGAGACAATAAAAAGTCGAGAATCATTCCACGTCATCTTCAGTTAGCTATCAGAAATGATGAGGAATTGAACAAGTTGTTGTCTGGTGTAACCATTGCACAGGGAGGCGTTCTACCAAACATTCAGGCCGTCTTATTGCCAAAGAAAACTGGTTCAACCAAGGGAGGAAAGCCGTCATCACAGAGTCAAGAATATTAG